The sequence TGAGAACTACGAGCTCGAATCGGTGCTGGCCGAGCGCCATGAGGTAACAGAGGACGGGCTTACCTACACCTTCACGCTCCGCCAGGGCGTGAAGTTCCACGACGGCGAGGAGTTCAACGCGGACGACGTGGTCTACTCCTATGAGTGGTACCGCAACCCGGAGAACGCCTCGATTGAGCAGCAATCGTTCGCGGGCGTCGAATCGGTCGAGGCAACCGATCCCTACACCGTTGTGGTGCGAATGAGCGAGCCCAACGCCGCCTTCCTGATCCGTGGGGCGACGGCGTTCATCATCCCGGAGCACTACCACAGCCAGGTGGGGCAGGACCAGTATCGCACCGCGCCGATCGGCACCGGGGCCTTCAAGCTCAAGGAGTGGCGCGCGGCCGAGTATACGGTGCTCGAGGCGTTCGAAGACCACTTCCGCGGGCGCCCCTACCTCGACGAGTACCGGCTGAACGTGGTACCCGAGCCGTCCGTGCGTGCAATCGCGCTCGAGACCGGCGAGGCACATTCCTCGGTCTGGCAGCTCGCGGTCGAGGATAACCAGCGGCTCGAGGCGACCGGCGAGTTCACGGTCTTCAAGGCGCCCAGCGTGAGCGTCAACCACTTCCCGCTCAACCACAACCTCCCGCAGCTCGCCGAGAAAGAGGTCCGCCAGGCGATGATGTACGCCATCGACCGGCAGGCGGTGATCGATGATGTGTTCAACGGCGAGGCCGTGATTGCGACGTCTAATCTCGCGCCGGTGCTTGAGTTCTGGTACAACCCGGACGTCAAAGAATATCCCTACGACCCCGACGAGGCACGGCGGATCCTCGATGAGGCCGGCTGGACGGTCGGCAGCGACGGCATCCGTGAGAAAAACGGCGTCAAGCTGTCGTTCACCTGCGGGGTGATCACCGGGGACCAGGCGCGGCGGCCGGAGGCCGAGCTCGTCCAGCAGTACCTCCGCGAGGTCGGGATCGACATGCAGATCCGGGAGGTACCCGACGCCAGTGGCAGCATGCGGAGGGGTGAGCTCGACGCGGCGGTCTTCAACTGGACCTACGGCGGATCCGGTGGCGAGCCCGATCCGTCCGATACGCTCCGGTCGGACGGCTTCAACAACTTCTCCCAATACCAGAGCGAGCGCATGGATGAGCTGATCGACCAAGGGCTCCGCGAGGTTGACCCGGAGCGGCGCCGCGAGATCTACAACGAGATCCAGGCGCTCGTCGCCGAGGATGTGCCCTTCCTCTACATGATGTACTGGCAGTGGTACACGCTGTACAGCAAGCAGGTTAAGGGGTTGCCGGAGTCCGCCCTGAGTCCGACCCAGACGTATCGGAAGGCGTACCAGTTCTGGCTCGACCCGAACGCGTAACCTCCGGCGCGCCGAAGATGCGGCAGAGCGCGCATCCGCGGCTGTCGTACGCGCGGATGCGCGCTCCCACCGAGAACGCCTCCTTCCGGCGCCCGGCACAGGGCCAGGGCAGGCCGGCGGGCATGGCGTGGGACGTCACGGGCCGGACCGAGTTCGGCACCGTTCCGCACGATCAAAGGGGGCGAGTCTAGCCCATGCTGAGATATATCGTGGTCCGCCTCGCGCAGGGGGCGCTCGCCATCTTTCTGGTGAGCGTCGTCACCTTCGGTCTCATGCACCTTGCCCCTGGCGACCCGGTGAGCCTCTTCGTCGGTGAGGCTCAGGTCACCCAGGAGCAGGTCGACATGCTGCGCCGCAAGTGGGGACTGGACCAACCGGTTTACCAGCAGTACCTGCGGTGGCTCGGCAACCTGCTGCGGGGCGACTTCGGCGAATCGCTCATCGTTCGGCCAGGCGCATCGGTCGCGGACATCATCAAGGAGGCAGCCCCGCTGACGATCAAGCTCAACCTGCTCGCGCTGTTCTTCTCCGTCGCCCTGGCCATCCCGGCGGGAATCGTCGCCGGACTCAAGCGCAACTCGCTTTTCGACTACGTGAGCGTCGTAGCGTCGACGCTGGGGGTCGCCCTTCCGAACTTCTGGGTTGCCCTTGTCTCGATCATCATCTTCGGCAGCATGCTCGGCTGGCTACCCACCTACGGCTTGAGCTCGTGGACCGGCTACATCTTGCCGGTAGCGGTCCTGGCCCTGGACCAGACCGCTGTTCTGACGCGGCTCATGCGAGGCGCAACCCAGGAGGTGTTGGGTCAGGAGTACGTCACCACCGCGCGGGCGAAAGGACTCGGCCAGGCCGCACTCCTCTCCCGCCACGTCGTCCGCAACGCCTTGCTGCCGATCGTCACGGTGATCGGTTACCGGATCGCGTTCCTTCTGAGCGGCACGATCGTGATTGAGACGGTCTTCGCCTTGCCCGGAATCGGCCGAGTCTTCATCAACTCGGTCTACCGGTTCGACTACCAGGTCGTCCAAGCCGTCGTGCTGCTCCTGGCGATCGTCGTGGTGCTAGGCAACCTCCTGACGGACCTCGTGTACACCTACGTCGACCCACGCATCCGCATCCGCTAGTCTGGAGATCACACGACAGGAAACGAGCATGCAGTCGACCCACGAGCAGTCAGCAGCCGCCGTCGACAAACTGTCGGGCAACGCTCGCCCGCAACGGTCCGAGTTCTCGCGGATCTGGCGCCGCTTCAGGCGCCACCGCCTGGGACTGGCAGGACTGACGTTCATCGGCCTGCTGGTCGTGACAGCGCTGCTCGCCGATCTTCTCGCGCCCTACTCGCCCATCCAGTCCGTGAGCGGTATGCGCGGCGTCGGTCCGTCCTGGTCACACCCCCTCGGCTTTGACCACATCGGCAGGGACATCCTCAGCCGCATCATTTTCGGCACCCGCATCGCCCTCATCGTGGGAATCGGCGCCACGGGGATCGCGGTGACCATCGGAGTTCTGGTCGGCGCCACCGCGGGCTACTTCGGCGGCTGGGTGGACAATCTGCTCTCCCGAGCAGTGGACACGCTGATGGCGTTCCCGACGCTCGTCCTGCTGATCGCCCTCACTGCCGTCGTCGGGCCGAGCCTCCGGACCGTGGTGATCGTAATCGGAGCCACCGTGTGGGCGCAGTACGCCCGCGTCGTCCGCGCCGACACTATGAGCCTCCGTGAGCGCGACTTCACGCTGGCCGCGCGTGTGGCAGGAGCCACCAATGCACGGATCATCTTCCGGCACCTCGTGCCCAACGTCCTCGGTCCGGTGATCGTCCTGGCCA is a genomic window of Sphaerobacter thermophilus DSM 20745 containing:
- a CDS encoding ABC transporter substrate-binding protein: MDAREPLDLRTIAKRQSSRRTFLVRATLGLSGLAVVPLLAACGGGSTEESPATEPAGDQTGGSTQASPGTGSSESGNEGEPVYGGTLITLGHTDVPGLSPEDAGPTVEWSLVTQIHNGLLEIDENYELESVLAERHEVTEDGLTYTFTLRQGVKFHDGEEFNADDVVYSYEWYRNPENASIEQQSFAGVESVEATDPYTVVVRMSEPNAAFLIRGATAFIIPEHYHSQVGQDQYRTAPIGTGAFKLKEWRAAEYTVLEAFEDHFRGRPYLDEYRLNVVPEPSVRAIALETGEAHSSVWQLAVEDNQRLEATGEFTVFKAPSVSVNHFPLNHNLPQLAEKEVRQAMMYAIDRQAVIDDVFNGEAVIATSNLAPVLEFWYNPDVKEYPYDPDEARRILDEAGWTVGSDGIREKNGVKLSFTCGVITGDQARRPEAELVQQYLREVGIDMQIREVPDASGSMRRGELDAAVFNWTYGGSGGEPDPSDTLRSDGFNNFSQYQSERMDELIDQGLREVDPERRREIYNEIQALVAEDVPFLYMMYWQWYTLYSKQVKGLPESALSPTQTYRKAYQFWLDPNA
- a CDS encoding ABC transporter permease → MLRYIVVRLAQGALAIFLVSVVTFGLMHLAPGDPVSLFVGEAQVTQEQVDMLRRKWGLDQPVYQQYLRWLGNLLRGDFGESLIVRPGASVADIIKEAAPLTIKLNLLALFFSVALAIPAGIVAGLKRNSLFDYVSVVASTLGVALPNFWVALVSIIIFGSMLGWLPTYGLSSWTGYILPVAVLALDQTAVLTRLMRGATQEVLGQEYVTTARAKGLGQAALLSRHVVRNALLPIVTVIGYRIAFLLSGTIVIETVFALPGIGRVFINSVYRFDYQVVQAVVLLLAIVVVLGNLLTDLVYTYVDPRIRIR
- a CDS encoding ABC transporter permease, which gives rise to MQSTHEQSAAAVDKLSGNARPQRSEFSRIWRRFRRHRLGLAGLTFIGLLVVTALLADLLAPYSPIQSVSGMRGVGPSWSHPLGFDHIGRDILSRIIFGTRIALIVGIGATGIAVTIGVLVGATAGYFGGWVDNLLSRAVDTLMAFPTLVLLIALTAVVGPSLRTVVIVIGATVWAQYARVVRADTMSLRERDFTLAARVAGATNARIIFRHLVPNVLGPVIVLASLAVGGIIIYESTLSFLGLGIQPPEPSWGGMLADGRAYIVHYPHIAIAPGVMITLTVLAFNLLGDGLRDALDPRTRD